A stretch of DNA from Streptomyces xanthii:
GGCGGAGCTCCTTGGGCAGCGAGAAGGTGATGGACTCCTCGGCCGCCTTGACGATCTCCACGTCCGCGTAGCCCCGCTGGGAGAGCCACTCCAGGACCTCTTCGACGAGGACGTCGGGCACGGAGGCGCCGGAGGTGACGCCGACCGTGGTGACGCCCTCCAGCCAGGCCTCCTCGATCTCGCTCGCGAAGTCGACCAGGTACGCGTCCTGCGCGCCGGCCAGCTTGGCGACCTCGACGAGCCGCTTCGAGTTCGAGGAGTTGCGCGAGCCGACGACGATGACCAGCTCGGAGTCGGCGCCCATCTGCTTCACGGCGAGCTGGCGGTTCTGCGTGGCGTAGCAGATGTCGTCGCTCGGCGGGGAGACGAGGCCCGGGAACTTGGTCTTCAGGGCGTCGACGGTCTCCATCGTCTCGTCGACGGAGAGCGTGGTCTGGGAGAGCCACACGACCTTGTCCGGGTCGCGGACCTCGACCTTCTCGACGTCGGCGGGGCCGTCGACGAGGGTGATGTGGTCGGGGGCCTCGCCGGAGGTGCCGATGACCTCCTCGTGGCCCTCGTGGCCGATGAGGAGGATGTCGAAGTCCTCGTTGGCGTAGCGGATCGCTTCCTTGTGGACCTTGGTGACGAGCGGGCAGGTCGCGTCGATGGTGGCGAGCTTGCCGCGGGCGGCCTCTTCGTGGACGGTCGGGGCGACGCCGTGCGCGGAGAACATGACGATGGCGCCCTCGGGGACCTCGTCCGTCTGCTCGACGAAGATGGCGCCCTTCCGCTCCAGCGTCTGCACCACGTACTTGTTGTGCACGATCTCGTGGCGGACGTAGATCGGGGCCCCGTACTGCTCCAGGGCCTTCTCGACGGCGATCACGGCACGGTCCACACCGGCGCAGTAGCCCCGGGGGGCGGCGAGCAGGACGCGGCGGGGGCCAGTCGTAGCAGTCATGCCCCCCATCGTAAGGCCGAGCACAGCAGGCCAAAGATCGCCCGTCTGGGGAAGACTGATGTCGGCGCGATGCGCGTTCGGCGTGCTTCGTCCCGGTTTCGTCGGCGTTCGATCCCGTTCGTTCCACGGAGGCACGATGTCCGCATCAGCAGGGCCCGGCGTCCCCGAGGCCCCCGACGTGCCGGACGGCAGGCTGCGCCGCGATCTCGGCTTCCGGGATCTCGTCGTGTACGGGCTGCTGTTCATCGCCCCGATGGCGCCCGTCGGCGTCTTCGGCACCCTGGACGCGAAGTCGCACGGCGCGGTGGCGCTGGTGTACGTGGTGGCGACGGTCGCGATGGCGTTCACGGCGTTCAGCTACGCGCAGATGGTGCGGGTGGTCCCGCAGGCGGGCTCGGTGTTCGCCTACGCGCGCGTGGGGCTCGGGCGCGGGCCCGGGTTCATCGCGGGGTGGATGGCGATGCTCGACTACGTGCTGATCCCGGCGGTGGCGTACCTGTTCTCGGGGATCGCGATGAACGCGCTGGTGCCGTCGGTGTCGCGGTGGGTGTGGACGGCGCTCGCGGTGGTGATCACGACGCTGCTGAACCTGTGGGGGGTGCGGGCGGCGGCGCGGGTCGGGTTCCTGGTGCTGGCCATGGAGATCGTGGTGCTGCTGGTGTTCGTGGTGTCGGCGATCGTGGTGCTGGCGCGGGACGGGACGCAGCGGGACTGGCTGTCGCCGCTGACGGGTGACGGGTCGCAGGGGGCGTTCGCGCTGTCGGCGGTGATCGGGGCGGTGTCGGTGGCGGTCCTGTCGTATCTGGGCTTCGACGCGATCGCGACGTTCGCGGAGGAGGTGACGGGGGGCTCGGCGAAGGTGGCGCGGGCGGTGCTGTTCTGTCTGGCGTTCACGGGTGTGCTGTTCGTGGCGCAGACGTACCTGGTGGCGCTCCTCGAACCGACGACCTCGGCGCAGCTGGCGGCGGAGCCGGCGAAGCAGGGGTCGGCGTTCTACGACGCGGTCGACGCGTCCGTCGGGGGCTGGCTGCACGATCTGGTGGCGGTGAGCAAGGCGATCGGGGCGGCGTTCGCGGCGCTGGCGGGGCAGGCGGCGGCGGGGCGGCTGCTGTTCGCGATGGCGCGGGACCGGCGGCTGCCGCGGTTCCTCTCGCGGACGGAGTCGGGGGTGCCGCGGTTCGCGATCCTGGTGGCGGCGGTGATCACGCTGGCGGCGGCGGGGTGGGCGGCGCGGCGCGACGACGGCCTCGACCACCTGGTCTCGGTGGTCGACATCGGCGCCCTGACCGCTTTCACGCTGCTGCACGCGAGCGTGGTGGGGTACTTCGTCGTACGGCACCGGGGGGACGGGGTGAGCTGGTGGCGGCATCTGCTGATCCCGGTGATCGGGGCGGGGATCACGGTGGCGGTCATCGTGGAGGCGTCGGGGACGGCGCAGGTGGTCGGAGCGGTCTGGTTGGCGGTGGGCCTTGTCGTACTCGGCGTCCAGTCCCGCCGCGGCATCATGGAGCCGGACCAAAACTGAGGCCGCCCTCCGCGCCCCCTGCACCTGAGGCACCCCCGGGGCTCCGCCCCCGGCCCCCGCTCCTCAATCGCCGGAGGGGCTTGATTGGGGAAGGCTGCGCGCAGCGCACGCCTTCAGGGGCGCGGGACTGTACCCATGTGCGGCTCCGCCGCGTGGGCACGACCAGCCACGACCACCGCGCCGCGGCAAGGAGCCGGGAAGGCTGCGCGCAGCGCACGCCTTCAGGGGCGCAGGGAACTGCGCGACCAGCCACAACGCACGCGTCACCCCGCGACGAAGAAGCGGAGCTACGGCGCAGAAGCGGGCCCGAACCCACACGTACCCGTGGGCGCGACCAGCCACAGCGCACGCGTCACCCCGCGACGAAGAGGCGGAGCTACGGCGCAGAAGCGGGCCCGGGCCCACGCGTGCCCCCGTTGTCAGCGGAGGCGATTACGCTCGGCGCATGGCTGCCCACACCACCCCCGACGCCCCGCTCCCCGTGGGCCAGGTCTCCCGGCTCATCGGCGGGTGGATCGACCGGCTCGGCGCGATCTGGGTGGAGGGCCAGATCACCCAGCTGTCCCGCAGACCCGGCGCCGGCGTCGTGTTCCTGACGCTGCGCGATCCGTCGCACGACATCTCCGTGTCCGTCACCTGCTACCGCCAGGTGTTCGACGCGGTGGCGGACGTGGTCCGGGAGGGCTCGCGGGTCGTCCTGCACGCGAAGCCGGAGTGGTACGCGCCGCGCGGCCAGCTGTCGCTGCGGGCGGCGGAGATCCGCCCGGTCGGCGTGGGCGAGCTGCTGGCCCGCCTGGAGCAGCTGAAGAAGTCGCTGGCCGCGGAGGGCCTGTTCGCGGCGGACCGCAAGAAGCCGCTGCCGTTCCTGCCGCAGCTGATCGGCCTGGTCTGCGGCCGCGCCTCGGCGGCGGAGCGCGACGTGCTGGAGAACGCGCGGCACCGCTGGCCCGCCGTCCGCTTCGAGGTGCGCAACGTGCCGGTGCAGGGCGTGCACGCGGTGCCGCAGGTGGTGCAGGCGGTCAAGGAGCTGGACGCCATGGACGCCGTGGACGTGATCGTCGTGGCGCGCGGCGGCGGCAGCGTGGAAGACCTGCTGCCGTTCTCGGACGAGCAGCTGGTGCGGGCGGTGGCGGACTGCCGTACGCCGGTGGTGTCGGCGATCGGTCACGAACCGGACAGCCCGCTGCTCGACCTGGTGGCGGACCTGCGGGCCTCGACGCCGACGGACGCGGCGAAGAAGGTCGTGCCGGACGTCGGCGAGGAGTACGAGCGGGTGCGCTGGCTGCGGGACCGGGCGCGGCGCTGCGTGGAGGCGTATCTGGACCGGGAGGAGCGGGGGCTGGCGTCCGCGCTGGGCCGCCCGGTCATGGAGGATCCGCACCGGATGGTCGACGAGCGGGAGGAGCAGGTCTCGGCGCTGACCGAGCGGGCCCGCCGTACGCTCGGCCATCTGCTGGACCGGGCGGAGTCGGAGCTGACGCACACGCACGCGCGCGTGGTCGCGCTGTCCCCGGCGGCGACGCTGAAGCGCGGGTACGCGGTGCTGCAGCGGCCGGACGGGCACGTGGTACGGGCTCCGGCGGAGGCGGCGCCCGGCGACGAGCTGCGGGCCCGGGTCGCCGAGGGCGAGTTCACCGTGCGCGTCACCGAGCACGCCGGGCCGGTCCCCGGCAACGACGACCCCATCGAGAACGAAGCGTGAGGACGGACATCAGCATGACGACGAAGGCGGCCGACGAGGCGCTCGGCTACGAGCAGGCGCGGGACGAACTGATCGACGTCGTACGGCGTCTGGAGGCGGGCGGCACGTCCCTGGAGGAGTCGCTCGCGCTGTGGGAGCGGGGCGAGGAGCTGGCGAAGGTGTGCCGGCGCTGGCTGGACGGGGCGCGGGCCCGGCTCGACGCGGCGCTCGCCGAGGAGGAGGCGGCCGAGGAGGGGGCGGACCGGTCCGGGGAGTGACCGGAGAGACGGACCGAGAAGTGACCGGCGGCAGGTCCAGGGGATGCCCGTGACCTGCGGCGCAGGGGTGTGAACAGCGCCACACCCAGTTTTGTTGAAAGTTGAACCTCATCGCCGTACTGTGGTGTGCATCGGGTGATCCGGAACCGGGATCGCCGCAACCACCCTCGTCGCACCAGAAGGTTGATCATGTCTCTCGTTCTTGACGCCGCCGCCCAGGACCTCCTCTTCCGCGAGGCCCGCACCGCGAACACGTTCACCGACGAGCCGGTGACCGACGAGC
This window harbors:
- a CDS encoding 4-hydroxy-3-methylbut-2-enyl diphosphate reductase, whose amino-acid sequence is MGGMTATTGPRRVLLAAPRGYCAGVDRAVIAVEKALEQYGAPIYVRHEIVHNKYVVQTLERKGAIFVEQTDEVPEGAIVMFSAHGVAPTVHEEAARGKLATIDATCPLVTKVHKEAIRYANEDFDILLIGHEGHEEVIGTSGEAPDHITLVDGPADVEKVEVRDPDKVVWLSQTTLSVDETMETVDALKTKFPGLVSPPSDDICYATQNRQLAVKQMGADSELVIVVGSRNSSNSKRLVEVAKLAGAQDAYLVDFASEIEEAWLEGVTTVGVTSGASVPDVLVEEVLEWLSQRGYADVEIVKAAEESITFSLPKELRRDLRAEAAALVEGASAEK
- a CDS encoding APC family permease gives rise to the protein MSASAGPGVPEAPDVPDGRLRRDLGFRDLVVYGLLFIAPMAPVGVFGTLDAKSHGAVALVYVVATVAMAFTAFSYAQMVRVVPQAGSVFAYARVGLGRGPGFIAGWMAMLDYVLIPAVAYLFSGIAMNALVPSVSRWVWTALAVVITTLLNLWGVRAAARVGFLVLAMEIVVLLVFVVSAIVVLARDGTQRDWLSPLTGDGSQGAFALSAVIGAVSVAVLSYLGFDAIATFAEEVTGGSAKVARAVLFCLAFTGVLFVAQTYLVALLEPTTSAQLAAEPAKQGSAFYDAVDASVGGWLHDLVAVSKAIGAAFAALAGQAAAGRLLFAMARDRRLPRFLSRTESGVPRFAILVAAVITLAAAGWAARRDDGLDHLVSVVDIGALTAFTLLHASVVGYFVVRHRGDGVSWWRHLLIPVIGAGITVAVIVEASGTAQVVGAVWLAVGLVVLGVQSRRGIMEPDQN
- the xseA gene encoding exodeoxyribonuclease VII large subunit; the encoded protein is MAAHTTPDAPLPVGQVSRLIGGWIDRLGAIWVEGQITQLSRRPGAGVVFLTLRDPSHDISVSVTCYRQVFDAVADVVREGSRVVLHAKPEWYAPRGQLSLRAAEIRPVGVGELLARLEQLKKSLAAEGLFAADRKKPLPFLPQLIGLVCGRASAAERDVLENARHRWPAVRFEVRNVPVQGVHAVPQVVQAVKELDAMDAVDVIVVARGGGSVEDLLPFSDEQLVRAVADCRTPVVSAIGHEPDSPLLDLVADLRASTPTDAAKKVVPDVGEEYERVRWLRDRARRCVEAYLDREERGLASALGRPVMEDPHRMVDEREEQVSALTERARRTLGHLLDRAESELTHTHARVVALSPAATLKRGYAVLQRPDGHVVRAPAEAAPGDELRARVAEGEFTVRVTEHAGPVPGNDDPIENEA
- a CDS encoding exodeoxyribonuclease VII small subunit, which gives rise to MTTKAADEALGYEQARDELIDVVRRLEAGGTSLEESLALWERGEELAKVCRRWLDGARARLDAALAEEEAAEEGADRSGE